In the Magnetospira sp. QH-2 genome, one interval contains:
- a CDS encoding response regulator transcription factor, with amino-acid sequence MTPGKKILLVDDDETLCEMLVEQLKLHQEFDTQVVSSGKAALETASGDHFDVILLDVGLPDLDGREVCKLMRKNGVKTPIIMLTGADSDSDTILGLDAGANDYVTKPFRMGVLLARIRAHLRQHEQSEDAVFTIGPYTFQPAAKLLVHNDDGKKVRLTDKETSILKYLYRAGDKVVGRDVLLGEVWGYNAGVTTHTLETHVYRLRQKIEPDPSNAQLLVTEPGGYKLVP; translated from the coding sequence ATGACTCCAGGCAAAAAAATCCTGCTCGTCGACGATGACGAGACCCTGTGCGAGATGTTGGTCGAACAACTGAAGCTGCATCAGGAGTTCGATACCCAGGTGGTCTCCAGTGGCAAGGCTGCCTTGGAAACCGCGTCGGGCGACCATTTCGACGTTATTCTGCTGGACGTGGGCCTGCCGGATCTGGACGGGCGCGAAGTCTGCAAGCTGATGCGCAAGAACGGGGTCAAGACCCCGATCATCATGCTGACCGGCGCCGATTCGGATTCCGATACCATTCTCGGCCTGGATGCCGGGGCCAATGATTATGTGACCAAGCCATTCCGCATGGGGGTGCTGCTGGCCCGCATCCGCGCTCATCTGCGTCAACACGAACAGAGCGAAGATGCGGTCTTTACCATTGGTCCGTACACGTTCCAGCCAGCGGCCAAACTGCTGGTTCATAATGACGATGGCAAGAAGGTGCGCCTGACCGACAAGGAGACCTCGATCCTCAAGTATCTCTACCGGGCCGGGGACAAGGTCGTGGGTCGCGACGTGCTGCTGGGAGAGGTTTGGGGTTACAACGCCGGGGTCACCACCCATACCCTGGAGACCCATGTCTATCGCCTGCGGCAAAAGATCGAGCCGGATCCTTCCAACGCCCAGCTATTGGTCACCGAACCGGGCGGCTACAAGCTGGTTCCCTGA
- the ribA gene encoding GTP cyclohydrolase II, translating to MPHRLTHSIPASRQPVSLLTVERAVSELRRGRMVAVGGGGGRTILACAAEAATPEILKQMQAMAGTRPVLSVTLRRAAVLGLATGHISDQEARVLSLDPEAGLSAEAAGALADPLGCSTQDLSRLLPTPPRVALVSAHSCESAAVGLTKVARLLPAAVTVEIKDPDAEEDLGRWTGRHQLVLLDAGDVFQYESTSARTLRRVSDAQVPLEDAESTQIIAYRPADGGIEHLAIVIGQPDPDQPVLTRLHSECFTGDLLGSLRCDCGDQLRGAIAEIGRTGHGVLLYLAQEGRGIGLVNKLRAYALQDEGVDTMDANELLGFDADERIYLPAAEMLRQLGYNKVRLLTNNPFKVEALARCNVDVVERVPHTFPSNPHNQTYLATKADKGGHLF from the coding sequence ATGCCCCATCGTTTGACCCATAGCATTCCCGCCTCCCGCCAGCCTGTCTCCTTGTTGACCGTTGAGCGCGCCGTTTCCGAGTTGCGCCGGGGGCGGATGGTCGCCGTCGGCGGTGGGGGCGGGCGCACGATTCTGGCCTGTGCGGCGGAAGCCGCCACCCCGGAGATCCTCAAGCAGATGCAGGCCATGGCCGGAACCCGGCCAGTGTTGAGCGTCACCCTGCGGCGGGCCGCGGTTCTCGGCCTTGCCACCGGTCACATATCCGACCAGGAAGCCCGGGTGCTGAGTCTCGATCCCGAGGCCGGATTAAGCGCCGAGGCCGCCGGAGCCCTGGCCGATCCGCTCGGTTGCTCCACCCAAGACCTGAGCCGCCTGCTGCCCACGCCCCCCCGGGTCGCGCTGGTGTCCGCCCATAGTTGCGAGAGCGCCGCCGTCGGACTGACCAAGGTCGCGCGCCTTTTGCCCGCCGCGGTGACCGTCGAAATCAAGGACCCGGACGCCGAGGAGGATTTGGGTCGATGGACCGGACGCCATCAATTGGTGCTGCTCGATGCCGGGGACGTGTTCCAGTACGAATCCACCAGCGCGCGCACCTTGCGCCGGGTCAGCGATGCCCAGGTACCGCTGGAAGATGCGGAGTCTACCCAGATCATCGCCTATCGCCCGGCGGATGGCGGCATCGAGCACCTGGCTATCGTCATTGGTCAGCCGGACCCGGACCAGCCGGTTCTGACCCGTTTGCATTCGGAATGCTTCACCGGGGACCTATTGGGATCGCTGCGGTGTGATTGCGGTGATCAATTGCGTGGAGCCATTGCCGAGATCGGGCGGACGGGTCATGGGGTATTGCTTTACCTGGCTCAGGAAGGCCGCGGCATTGGCCTGGTCAACAAGCTGCGCGCCTATGCCCTGCAGGATGAAGGCGTCGATACCATGGATGCCAATGAATTGCTGGGCTTTGACGCCGACGAGCGGATCTATCTGCCGGCGGCGGAAATGCTGCGGCAGCTCGGATACAATAAGGTCCGCCTGTTGACCAACAACCCTTTCAAGGTCGAAGCCCTGGCCCGCTGTAATGTGGACGTGGTGGAACGGGTGCCCCATACCTTTCCGTCCAACCCCCACAATCAAACCTATCTGGCCACCAAGGCCGACAAGGGCGGCCATCTGTTCTGA
- a CDS encoding L,D-transpeptidase: MDLFVTADGFLIHGNRRLPCALGRGGINPSKVEGDGCTPVGRFPLRRVLYREDRLAPPETGLSVMAITPGDGWSDDPKDPAYNCPVSLPHDHGHEILWREDAIYDVIVVLGHNDDPVVPGAGSAVFLHVARPGFVPTEGCIALTREDLLAVLKACQPGDCLTISG, from the coding sequence ATGGACCTGTTCGTCACCGCCGACGGTTTTCTGATCCATGGAAACCGTCGCCTACCCTGTGCTCTCGGGCGCGGCGGGATCAATCCGTCGAAAGTCGAAGGCGACGGCTGCACACCGGTCGGCCGTTTCCCACTCCGACGGGTTTTGTATCGTGAAGATCGGCTCGCGCCGCCGGAAACCGGGCTTTCCGTCATGGCCATTACCCCTGGAGACGGCTGGAGCGACGATCCCAAGGACCCGGCTTACAATTGCCCGGTGTCCCTACCCCATGATCATGGCCATGAAATCCTGTGGCGGGAAGACGCGATCTACGACGTGATCGTGGTGCTGGGCCATAATGACGATCCGGTTGTTCCCGGGGCGGGAAGCGCCGTCTTCTTGCATGTGGCCCGGCCCGGTTTCGTGCCCACGGAAGGCTGCATTGCCCTGACGCGAGAGGATCTATTGGCGGTCTTGAAAGCCTGCCAACCGGGGGATTGCCTTACGATTTCGGGCTGA
- a CDS encoding YggS family pyridoxal phosphate-dependent enzyme codes for MMMQTDIAGNLAAVWAEIDKAAKEVGRQRDLVDLVAVSKTKPEAEIRPALTAGHRLFGENRVHEAAEKWPRLKAEFPDTRLHLIGPLQTNKVGLAVPLFDVIETLDRPKLARYLARAQDDLGRSLDCYIQVNTGAEPQKAGVLPEEADGFVAACRVEYGLSVVGLMCIPPQDEEPSLHFALLARIAERNGLSRLSMGMSGDYPVAVQFGATSVRVGTAIFGARPPISPKS; via the coding sequence ATGATGATGCAGACCGACATTGCGGGCAACCTCGCCGCCGTTTGGGCCGAAATCGACAAGGCTGCCAAGGAAGTCGGCCGCCAACGAGACCTAGTCGACCTTGTGGCGGTCAGCAAGACCAAGCCGGAGGCCGAGATCCGTCCGGCTTTGACAGCGGGACATCGTCTGTTCGGCGAGAACCGGGTTCACGAAGCAGCGGAAAAATGGCCGCGGTTGAAGGCGGAGTTTCCGGATACTCGGCTCCATCTCATCGGTCCGCTGCAAACCAACAAGGTCGGTTTGGCGGTGCCCCTGTTCGATGTCATCGAAACTCTGGATCGTCCGAAGCTGGCGCGCTATTTGGCCCGCGCGCAGGACGACCTGGGCCGATCGCTGGACTGTTACATTCAGGTCAATACCGGCGCGGAACCGCAGAAAGCCGGGGTATTGCCCGAGGAAGCCGATGGCTTTGTCGCCGCCTGCCGGGTGGAATACGGGCTATCGGTGGTCGGCTTGATGTGTATTCCGCCCCAAGATGAGGAGCCCTCGTTGCATTTCGCCTTGCTGGCCCGCATTGCCGAGCGCAACGGGCTTTCCAGGCTGAGCATGGGGATGAGCGGAGATTATCCGGTGGCGGTCCAATTCGGTGCCACCTCGGTGCGGGTGGGTACGGCGATCTTCGGCGCCCGCCCGCCGATCAGCCCGAAATCGTAA
- a CDS encoding thiamine phosphate synthase encodes MPTLTDLARRLNRRACSPLPPLILMTDDDRLPDPSGLVAHLPKGSAILVRSRKALDREQRARRLIPLCRPRGIKLLVADDIGLAMGLGLDGLHIPEAKVRDLPLWHIWRRPGFLVTTSAHSLAALHRAARAGVDAALLSPVFSTGSHPNARQLGPTRFGIWTGETCLAIYGLGGIDSKQAARLLNSGAVGMAGIDLFKDISGKEVPFG; translated from the coding sequence GTGCCGACCCTAACAGACCTGGCCCGGCGCCTCAATCGGCGCGCCTGTTCTCCCCTGCCCCCGTTAATTCTGATGACCGATGACGACCGTCTGCCGGATCCCAGCGGGCTTGTTGCTCACCTACCGAAGGGAAGCGCGATCCTTGTCCGCAGCCGGAAAGCCTTGGACCGCGAACAACGGGCGCGGCGTCTGATACCGCTCTGCCGACCAAGGGGAATCAAGCTTCTGGTGGCCGATGATATCGGACTGGCGATGGGATTGGGTCTCGACGGGCTGCATATTCCCGAAGCGAAGGTTCGTGATCTGCCGTTGTGGCATATCTGGCGACGGCCCGGATTCTTGGTGACCACTTCCGCACACTCTCTTGCCGCCTTGCACAGGGCGGCGCGGGCGGGCGTGGATGCGGCCTTGCTCTCTCCCGTGTTTTCAACCGGATCCCACCCCAATGCGCGGCAATTGGGCCCAACCCGATTCGGAATCTGGACCGGTGAAACCTGTCTTGCCATATACGGATTGGGCGGCATTGACAGCAAACAAGCGGCTCGGCTACTGAACAGCGGTGCCGTCGGCATGGCGGGCATTGATCTGTTCAAGGACATAAGTGGCAAGGAGGTTCCGTTTGGCTAA
- a CDS encoding tetratricopeptide repeat-containing sulfotransferase family protein produces MAKSRRPREQTHPPNPDLQGGLDALRRGDLQRAIPALKNAARRHPGHAESQLYLGVALSMAGRSEDAARALDDACRLAPGNGDAQYNYGLVLLGLGRPLEAVPRFEKVLAKKPKDAETHMNLGLALKHAGSPKKALRHLRRSVQLAPKSADAWINLGNLLIQMEDPEDAATAFRSAQKIAPRNAAPWTGSAMAHMALAQTAQGNLAASQHLVTAEADLETALKEAPDSIEALSYMGLVLERLDRLAEAEHCLRRAYELSRHRGSSAEERQNTLQNFALFLDRVNQTEGAVDFLENELEQGGYQPTLVRLLARMLTSLNRYDNLESLFAAYESQGFSRSIALLYRCVDRQYHLSESDVANLKAVLDLEQENADDLAGVAMALFHHFDLNGDQAKAFEYLTRSNAWARQNGQPYLREAEDGFADMMAALFATGIPSGLKDCGHESEQPVFIVGMPRSGTTLVEQVIASHPACGAAGELSEISAIAKAIAGSRTINDDFSPGFRALDCQSIREFANRYLNKLTVGGEPHHRRIIDKMPSNFKYLGLIASLFPKARIIHCRRHPMATCYSILTQRFNRAHPYAYAQEDLAHQYRHYERLMAFWESVLPIPIHTVRYEDLVTDPDAEIRSLIKACGLSWDDRCLQFHQTERVVKTASQWQVRQPMYQTSLDHWQHYGSELSPLKQGLGLPD; encoded by the coding sequence TTGGCTAAATCTCGCCGACCTCGAGAACAGACCCACCCGCCGAATCCCGATCTCCAAGGGGGTTTGGATGCCTTGCGACGGGGTGACCTCCAAAGGGCCATCCCGGCCCTGAAGAACGCGGCGCGCAGGCACCCCGGCCATGCCGAGAGTCAGCTTTACCTGGGTGTCGCCCTCTCCATGGCCGGGCGGTCCGAAGACGCGGCGCGGGCTTTGGATGATGCCTGCCGCCTGGCCCCGGGGAATGGGGATGCGCAATATAACTACGGGCTGGTTCTGTTGGGTCTGGGACGGCCCCTCGAAGCCGTCCCCCGATTCGAAAAAGTTCTGGCCAAAAAGCCCAAGGATGCGGAAACCCATATGAATCTGGGCTTGGCCTTGAAACATGCCGGATCCCCAAAAAAGGCGCTCCGGCATCTGCGGCGATCCGTGCAGCTGGCACCCAAATCAGCGGATGCCTGGATTAACTTGGGCAACCTATTGATTCAAATGGAAGATCCGGAGGATGCGGCAACGGCCTTTCGGTCCGCGCAAAAGATTGCTCCCCGCAATGCCGCCCCCTGGACCGGATCCGCCATGGCGCACATGGCCCTGGCCCAGACGGCACAAGGGAACTTGGCGGCTTCACAGCATCTCGTGACCGCTGAAGCTGACCTGGAAACCGCCCTGAAAGAGGCGCCGGACAGTATCGAAGCCTTGTCCTATATGGGATTGGTCCTGGAGCGACTGGATCGTTTGGCGGAAGCCGAGCACTGCCTGCGACGCGCTTATGAACTGTCGCGGCACAGGGGATCCAGTGCGGAGGAAAGACAGAATACGCTTCAGAATTTTGCCCTGTTCCTGGATCGGGTCAATCAGACCGAGGGGGCCGTCGATTTTTTGGAAAATGAGCTCGAACAAGGGGGCTATCAACCAACGCTGGTTCGCCTGCTGGCCAGGATGTTGACCAGTTTGAACCGCTATGACAATCTCGAGTCCTTGTTCGCGGCCTATGAAAGCCAAGGGTTCTCGCGGTCGATCGCCTTGCTTTATCGCTGTGTTGATCGACAATACCATTTATCGGAATCAGATGTGGCAAACCTGAAAGCCGTTTTGGATTTGGAGCAGGAAAATGCCGATGATCTGGCTGGTGTCGCCATGGCCTTGTTCCACCATTTCGACTTGAACGGCGATCAGGCAAAGGCCTTCGAATACCTGACCCGGTCCAATGCCTGGGCGCGACAGAATGGGCAGCCCTATCTCCGGGAAGCGGAAGATGGCTTTGCGGATATGATGGCGGCTCTTTTTGCCACCGGGATCCCATCCGGTCTCAAGGATTGCGGCCATGAAAGCGAACAGCCGGTTTTCATCGTCGGCATGCCCCGGTCGGGAACCACATTGGTCGAACAGGTCATCGCCAGCCACCCTGCTTGCGGGGCGGCCGGAGAGCTGTCCGAGATCAGTGCGATTGCCAAGGCTATCGCCGGGTCGCGCACGATCAACGATGATTTCTCGCCCGGCTTTCGCGCCTTGGATTGCCAAAGTATTCGGGAATTCGCGAATCGGTACCTGAACAAACTAACGGTGGGCGGTGAGCCCCATCACCGGCGGATTATTGATAAAATGCCGTCTAATTTCAAGTACTTGGGCCTCATTGCTAGCCTGTTTCCCAAGGCACGGATTATCCATTGCCGACGCCATCCCATGGCCACCTGTTATTCCATTCTGACGCAGCGATTCAACCGGGCCCACCCCTATGCCTATGCCCAGGAGGATCTAGCCCATCAGTACAGGCACTATGAAAGACTGATGGCATTTTGGGAATCCGTCTTGCCGATCCCCATTCATACGGTGCGCTATGAAGACCTGGTTACGGATCCGGACGCCGAGATACGATCCCTGATCAAGGCCTGCGGCTTGTCTTGGGATGATCGATGTCTGCAATTCCACCAAACGGAAAGGGTGGTGAAAACCGCCAGCCAATGGCAGGTTCGCCAACCCATGTACCAGACATCACTGGACCACTGGCAGCACTATGGATCCGAATTGTCTCCCTTGAAACAGGGACTTGGACTTCCTGATTAG
- a CDS encoding porin: MKKVLLTTTALVVAGAFASQAQAADPIKLSVGGHMNQWIMFADSDKATQTGGVDTLSDTEVYFKGDTTLENGLKVSVVIQLEGEEDTATNNADEQYVVISSDSLGTLRVGDKETALATIKIGSPAVGYGGPTDADDVVAPAFAGASDQFANAEFVDDDDNQVTYLSPSFAGFQVGGSWVPHFAAGDAQGGPNTNPVGGNNDGGWGVGAIYSADYDGIGVGVSGGYAYHDAGADIWQAGAKVSFAGFTVSGGWQRTDVHEVQLGNTNNALSVDGVEGTGWEAGVSYATGPYAVSLVYGAGEDEDTYADTDKDELKVWAVGANYSMGAGVMMKGTIYHADYNGETNTTGVGGDTASGWGGIVGMAISF, translated from the coding sequence ATGAAAAAGGTTCTCCTAACCACCACCGCCCTGGTCGTTGCCGGCGCTTTCGCCAGCCAGGCTCAGGCGGCCGATCCCATCAAGCTCAGCGTTGGTGGACACATGAATCAGTGGATCATGTTCGCTGATAGCGACAAAGCCACCCAGACTGGCGGCGTCGACACCCTGTCCGACACCGAAGTCTACTTCAAGGGCGACACCACCTTGGAAAACGGCCTGAAGGTCAGCGTCGTGATCCAGTTGGAAGGTGAAGAAGACACCGCCACCAATAATGCTGATGAGCAGTATGTGGTGATCTCCTCCGATTCGCTGGGTACCCTGCGCGTTGGTGACAAGGAAACCGCTCTGGCCACCATCAAGATCGGTTCCCCTGCCGTTGGTTACGGCGGCCCGACCGACGCCGATGATGTGGTTGCTCCTGCTTTCGCCGGTGCTTCCGATCAGTTCGCCAACGCCGAGTTCGTTGACGATGATGACAACCAGGTTACCTACCTGTCCCCGTCCTTCGCCGGCTTCCAGGTCGGTGGTTCTTGGGTTCCTCACTTCGCTGCTGGCGATGCGCAAGGCGGCCCGAACACCAACCCGGTTGGCGGCAACAATGACGGCGGCTGGGGCGTTGGCGCCATCTACTCCGCCGATTATGACGGCATTGGTGTTGGCGTTTCCGGTGGCTATGCCTACCATGATGCCGGTGCCGACATCTGGCAGGCCGGTGCCAAGGTCAGCTTCGCTGGTTTCACCGTTTCCGGTGGTTGGCAGCGCACGGACGTGCACGAAGTCCAGCTCGGCAACACCAACAACGCCCTGAGCGTTGACGGCGTTGAAGGTACCGGTTGGGAAGCTGGTGTTAGCTACGCCACTGGCCCGTATGCTGTTTCCTTGGTCTATGGTGCTGGCGAAGACGAAGACACCTATGCCGATACCGACAAGGACGAGCTCAAGGTCTGGGCCGTTGGCGCCAACTACAGCATGGGCGCTGGCGTCATGATGAAAGGCACCATCTACCACGCCGACTACAACGGCGAAACCAACACCACCGGTGTTGGTGGCGACACCGCCTCCGGTTGGGGTGGCATCGTCGGTATGGCGATCAGCTTCTAA
- a CDS encoding DUF3576 domain-containing protein, with protein MTYKIKCLDFHVAGSCQKRFGAWMGAVLVLAVLSGCSGVTPGEEVTLEKKESDSVFGEGGLTLFGDDQKKEQETGGIGVNGFLWRASLDTLDFMPLSSADPFGGVILTDWYSPQEAPNERFKMQVYILSRALRADGVKVSVFRQVRVGSSWRDASLPKATPTDMENAILLRARQMRRAATQ; from the coding sequence ATGACCTATAAGATCAAGTGTTTGGATTTCCACGTCGCAGGTTCCTGCCAAAAGCGATTCGGGGCCTGGATGGGAGCCGTCCTGGTCCTTGCCGTCCTGTCGGGGTGTTCCGGCGTGACACCGGGCGAGGAAGTCACCCTTGAAAAAAAGGAATCGGACTCGGTCTTTGGCGAGGGCGGACTCACCTTGTTCGGGGATGACCAAAAGAAAGAACAGGAAACCGGCGGAATCGGCGTCAACGGATTCCTTTGGCGCGCCAGTCTGGATACCTTGGATTTCATGCCCTTGAGCTCGGCGGATCCCTTTGGCGGCGTGATCCTGACCGATTGGTATTCTCCACAAGAGGCGCCCAATGAGCGCTTCAAGATGCAGGTCTACATCCTCAGCCGGGCTCTGCGGGCGGATGGGGTCAAGGTTTCGGTGTTCCGACAGGTGCGGGTGGGCAGTTCCTGGCGCGATGCCTCTTTGCCCAAGGCAACCCCCACCGATATGGAAAACGCCATCTTGCTCCGTGCCCGCCAGATGCGCCGGGCCGCAACCCAATAA
- the leuS gene encoding leucine--tRNA ligase — MSRYNFKETESKWQKIWDQRGTFKVRTDDSREKYYVLEMFPYPSGRIHMGHVRNYTLGDLVARYKKARGFNVLHPMGWDAFGLPAENAAMQAGVHPAKWTHENIDAMRAQLKTMGLSYDWDREIATCDADYYKHEQKMFLDFLKAGLAYRKESWVNWDPMEQTVLANEQVIDGRGWRSGALVERRELSQWFFKITDYAQELLEGLETLDRWPDKVRLMQENWIGRSEGLRMFFDLVDRSDRLEMFTTRPDTIFGASFCAISANHPLTMELADKNEALQSFMAECNRLGTSEAAIETAEKQGFDTGIRARHPFIEGKTLPVYVANFVLMEYGTGAIFGCPAHDQRDLDFARKYDLEVTPVVCPTDQDKSSFSVGSEAFTEDGLLINSDFLDGMDVPTAKATAIDRFESEGRGERTVNYRLRDWGVSRQRYWGCPIPVIHCEDCGIVPVPETDLPVELPQDVTFDQSGNPLEHHPTWKDVDCPKCGKAARRETDTFDTFMESSWYFARYCDSKNDSSAFDRKTADYWMPVDQYIGGIEHAVLHLLYSRFFTRALKKCGYLSVEEPFAGLLTQGMICHETYKDAEGQWLFPTDVEQKDGNWVRIGNGDPVTIGRSEKMSKSKRNVVDPELIIGTYGADTARLFMLSDSPPDRDLDWTDSGVEGAWRFVNRLWRMVDGRMDTLPPCGSEGPEDRDKKAESTLRAVHKTISLVTDDLEKFHFNKAVARIRELVNELAELDSARSDESWTLREGLEAVVKLVGPMMPHLAEELWSKLGYQTLLTEESWPSFDPSLTIEETVSVAVQVNGKVRGKVDLPRDCDKERAEAAALAVENVQRAMDGKSPRKVIVVPNRIVNVVV; from the coding sequence ATGTCCCGTTATAATTTCAAGGAAACCGAATCCAAGTGGCAGAAAATCTGGGACCAACGGGGGACCTTTAAGGTCCGCACCGACGATTCTCGGGAAAAATACTACGTCTTGGAGATGTTTCCCTACCCGTCCGGCCGGATCCACATGGGTCATGTGCGCAACTACACCCTGGGCGACCTGGTGGCGCGCTACAAGAAAGCCCGCGGATTCAATGTGTTACACCCCATGGGCTGGGACGCGTTCGGATTACCGGCGGAAAACGCCGCCATGCAGGCGGGCGTCCACCCGGCCAAATGGACCCACGAGAATATTGATGCCATGCGGGCGCAGCTCAAGACAATGGGCCTGTCCTATGACTGGGATCGCGAAATTGCCACCTGTGATGCGGATTACTACAAGCACGAACAAAAGATGTTCCTTGATTTCCTCAAGGCAGGCCTCGCCTACCGAAAGGAATCCTGGGTCAATTGGGATCCGATGGAACAAACGGTGCTGGCCAATGAACAGGTGATCGACGGACGCGGCTGGCGCTCTGGCGCTCTGGTTGAGCGACGGGAACTGTCGCAGTGGTTTTTCAAAATCACCGATTATGCGCAAGAGCTGTTGGAGGGCCTGGAGACCCTGGACCGTTGGCCGGACAAGGTGCGGCTGATGCAGGAGAACTGGATTGGTCGTTCCGAGGGCCTGCGGATGTTCTTTGATCTGGTGGACCGGTCCGATCGATTGGAAATGTTCACTACCCGCCCCGACACCATTTTCGGCGCCTCGTTTTGCGCCATTTCCGCCAATCATCCGTTGACCATGGAACTGGCCGACAAAAACGAGGCGCTCCAGTCCTTCATGGCCGAGTGCAATCGCCTGGGCACCAGCGAAGCCGCCATCGAAACTGCGGAAAAGCAGGGGTTCGACACCGGTATTCGTGCCCGGCACCCGTTCATTGAGGGCAAGACCCTACCGGTCTACGTGGCCAATTTCGTTCTGATGGAATATGGCACCGGAGCCATCTTCGGCTGTCCGGCCCATGATCAGCGGGATTTGGACTTTGCCCGCAAGTATGATCTGGAAGTGACTCCGGTGGTCTGCCCCACCGATCAGGACAAATCCTCATTTTCCGTGGGCAGCGAGGCCTTTACCGAAGATGGATTGTTGATCAATTCCGACTTTCTTGATGGCATGGATGTCCCCACCGCCAAGGCCACCGCCATCGACCGGTTCGAATCGGAGGGACGGGGCGAGCGCACGGTGAATTACCGGCTGCGCGATTGGGGCGTTTCCCGGCAGCGCTATTGGGGCTGCCCCATTCCGGTTATCCATTGCGAGGATTGTGGCATCGTGCCTGTTCCGGAAACGGATCTGCCGGTGGAGCTGCCCCAGGACGTGACCTTTGATCAATCAGGCAACCCGCTGGAACATCATCCCACCTGGAAAGATGTTGATTGTCCAAAGTGCGGCAAAGCGGCTCGGCGGGAAACCGATACTTTTGATACCTTTATGGAATCGTCTTGGTATTTTGCCCGTTACTGTGACTCCAAGAACGATTCGTCGGCATTTGATCGCAAAACCGCTGACTATTGGATGCCGGTGGATCAATATATCGGCGGAATCGAGCATGCGGTGCTCCATCTTCTTTATTCGCGCTTTTTCACCCGAGCTCTGAAGAAATGCGGCTATCTGTCGGTGGAAGAGCCCTTTGCCGGTCTGTTGACCCAGGGCATGATCTGTCATGAGACCTACAAGGATGCTGAGGGTCAATGGCTGTTTCCCACGGATGTGGAGCAAAAAGACGGCAACTGGGTGCGGATCGGTAACGGCGACCCGGTAACCATCGGACGTTCCGAGAAAATGTCCAAATCCAAACGCAACGTGGTGGATCCGGAATTGATCATCGGAACCTACGGCGCCGATACCGCCCGCCTGTTCATGCTGTCGGATAGCCCACCGGACCGGGATCTGGATTGGACCGATTCCGGCGTGGAAGGGGCTTGGCGATTCGTCAATCGTCTGTGGCGGATGGTCGATGGACGTATGGACACCCTCCCACCTTGCGGCTCGGAGGGGCCGGAAGACCGGGACAAAAAAGCAGAGTCGACTTTGCGAGCGGTCCACAAAACCATCTCTTTGGTCACCGACGACTTGGAGAAATTTCATTTCAACAAGGCGGTGGCAAGGATTCGCGAATTGGTCAACGAGTTGGCAGAGCTGGATAGTGCTCGATCCGACGAATCCTGGACCTTGCGTGAAGGCCTGGAGGCGGTCGTCAAGTTGGTCGGACCGATGATGCCGCATTTGGCGGAAGAACTTTGGTCAAAGCTGGGGTATCAGACTTTGCTCACCGAGGAATCCTGGCCTTCTTTTGATCCCTCGCTTACCATCGAGGAGACGGTTTCCGTGGCGGTGCAAGTGAATGGCAAGGTACGGGGAAAAGTGGATCTGCCCCGGGATTGCGACAAGGAACGTGCCGAAGCGGCAGCACTGGCGGTTGAAAACGTCCAAAGGGCCATGGACGGTAAATCTCCCCGCAAGGTCATCGTGGTGCCCAACAGGATCGTCAATGTGGTGGTATAA
- a CDS encoding LPS assembly lipoprotein LptE: protein MWWYKLPFVFLLFLVLGSCGFKPLYGNYQSGGSPSELAHIHIDPIEENIGQDLHNYLLDRMNPTGRPIRPLYRLAVYVKLTTRYLASGIAQETTRANVDTVASYTLTRKSTGRIEKTGKFSVTSSYNVVQSDFATEIADRSARRDTARLLADEITSQLAVHFIQRRDQRRKASPDP, encoded by the coding sequence ATGTGGTGGTATAAACTTCCGTTCGTTTTCCTGTTGTTCTTGGTCCTGGGCAGTTGCGGGTTCAAACCGTTATACGGAAACTATCAGTCCGGTGGTTCACCATCGGAATTAGCCCATATTCATATCGACCCAATCGAGGAGAATATCGGCCAGGACTTACACAATTACCTGTTGGATCGGATGAATCCCACGGGAAGGCCTATCAGGCCGCTATATCGATTGGCGGTCTATGTAAAACTAACCACTCGTTACCTAGCCTCCGGTATTGCCCAAGAGACGACCCGCGCCAATGTGGATACGGTTGCTTCTTATACATTGACCCGCAAGTCTACCGGTCGGATCGAGAAAACAGGGAAGTTTTCTGTGACAAGCAGCTATAACGTGGTGCAGTCGGATTTCGCCACTGAAATTGCCGATCGAAGTGCCAGGCGGGATACGGCCCGACTGTTGGCCGACGAGATCACGAGCCAACTGGCGGTTCACTTCATTCAACGGCGGGATCAACGCCGCAAAGCCTCTCCGGATCCTTGA